One region of Glycine max cultivar Williams 82 chromosome 9, Glycine_max_v4.0, whole genome shotgun sequence genomic DNA includes:
- the LOC100796661 gene encoding putative uncharacterized protein DDB_G0271606, whose protein sequence is MASSQIEIASSSPFGCALRDRNHREACSRESGNVKSTHHHHHANFQRNMKNFVMDLNMCMAVSSDSKANENENNSSSSSSINNHRKAPKNKQLERLLITRANPFINNSNVASNETSLASLISPRHSGLLDRWATRQACQMVSNLENEAELLSMDGNDMLPRTSSSSEEESSFSSETRNGGGASSLVQIWEKRLNQSSVSKPNTPRERIGSTSSSINENANAFSPENVNAFSGEEQCFDGPSGNEESFTSSSFPDWESSDQSLSPSRRSESDRVRVADIIKKLTSTSQNQCPTPSFADDNEHEGYGSSVTGSPCRERECDQQHSEQNRRVNCSLRIRGRRAYIDLLAQMENDRLGELNNLVERGAVSKFPQRGRIQAMLRLRLLQRGVAANDQPRQKSTASEVNNSQPHGYAIMQLRFSSGAELRTPVQTELANPRSPQRETVNKTTQLDNSVTTDQLSKDTSNKKGHGNANHATESTQKSASQTRIDHSTEEAHPSSDIKAPQNDSRETTEATTSTIDSNLNEMTADREETSNQQNAMAKSSNDETVNEEEESNQQHAETSYEETIEEASNQNYAESSYDDEMEEEVEEIDQNCYETNYDWISEISRPRSYWEECRQAWYREMLETGTQNEDIRRLLERRTVSSFLSSDFRGRMDRLMESHRGTQTHLVNSQDREEDSQGLMAFLQERLHSTRASQDGSNAREEEDESRNQDEEEEDNTDEQEQEHEEEHEKESLISGSYHEVGDYSNQSSSWSYRDNEAGDDFDRVVSSSPQPYQSQSFYSECRHSSSTNHHSIEMELIYDLRGHMEQLYSEISELRKSIKGCLEMQMELQQSIKQEVQTASVMQCKHTITVKKEEKKSNDTTLKKGNCCICYEMKVDSVLYRCGHMCTCLKCANELQWNSGKCPICRAKIVDVVHVYVDS, encoded by the exons ATGGCATCTTCCCAGATTGAAATCGCTTCTTCATCGCCTTTTGGTTGCGCTTTGAGGGACCGCAATCACCGCGAAGCGTGCAGCAGGGAAAGCGGTAACGTGAAGAGCacgcatcatcatcatcatgctaATTTCCAAAGAAACATGAAGAACTTTGTGATGGACCTTAACATGTGCATGGCTGTGTCTTCTGATTCGaaagcaaatgaaaatgaaaacaacagcagcagcagcagcagcatcaACAACCACCGGAAGGCTCCAAAAAACAAACAGCTAGAGAGGCTTCTTATCACACGAGCCAACCCCTTTATTAACAACAGCAATGTCGCCAGCAATGAAACCTCGTTGGCCTCGTTGATCAGCCCGAGACACTCGGGCCTTCTCGATCGATGGGCCACGAGGCAGGCTTGCCAGATGGTGTCGAATTTGGAGAATGAGGCGGAGTTGTTGTCGATGGATGGCAATGACATGCTTCCAAGGACTTCTAGTTCCTCCGAGGAGGAGTCATCCTTCTCCTCGGAGACTCGAAATGGAGGTGGTGCCTCTTCTCTTGTTCAGATATGGGAGAAGAGGCTGAACCAATCCAGTGTCTCCAAACCCAACACGCCAAGGGAGAGGATTGGttcgacctcttcttccataaaTGAGAATGCTAATGCTTTCTCTCCGGAGAATGTTAATGCTTTCTCTGGGGAGGAACAATGCTTTGATGGACCCTCAGGGAACGAAGAATCATTTACATCTTCTTCGTTCCCTGATTGGGAATCTAGTGATCAGTCCCTTTCGCCAAGCCGCAGGTCGGAGAGTGACAGGGTCAGGGTTGCTGACATCATAAAGAAACTAACTTCTACAAGCCAGAATCAGTGTCCAACACCTTCCTTTGCTGATGACAATGAACATGAAGGGTATGGTAGCAGCGTGACAGGTTCTCCTTGTAGAGAGCGTGAATGTGATCAACAACATTCGGAGCAGAACCGTAGAGTTAATTGTTCCTTGCGAATTAGAGGGCGCCGTGCGTACATTGATTTACTTGCACAGATGGAGAATGACAGGCTTGGGGAGCTTAACAACCTGGTAGAGCGTGGAGCAGTCTCCAAGTTCCCACAAAGAGGTCGCATTCAG GCAATGCTTCGACTTAGATTATTGCAACGTGGTGTGGCAGCTAATGATCAGCCCCGCCAGAAATCAACAGCATCTGAAGTAAACAACAGTCAGCCACATGGATATGCAATTATGCAATTAAG ATTTAGCAGTGGAGCTGAACTTAGAACTCCAGTCCAGACCGAATTAGCTAACCCAAGAAGTCCTCAAAGGGAGACAGTAAACAAAACCACACAATTGGATAACTCTGTCACTACTGATCAACTCAGCAAAGACACAAGCAACAAGAAAGGTCACGGAAATGCCAATCATGCCACAGAATCCACACAAAAGTCAGCATCGCAGACTAGAATAGATCATAGCACAGAAGAAGCTCATCCAAGTTCAGATATCAAGGCTCCACAAAATGACTCACGAGAAACTACCGAGGCAACTACATCCACGATTGATTCAAATCTAAATGAGATGACCGCAGATAGGGAAGAGACGAGCAACCAACAGAATGCTATGGCTAAAAGCAGTAATGATGAGACAGTGAATGAGGAAGAGGAAAGTAACCAGCAGCATGCCGAAACCAGTTATGAGGAGACAATAGAAGAGGCAAGTAATCAGAACTATGCTGAAAGCAGTTATGATGATGAGATGGAGGAAGAGGTAGAGGAAATTGACCAGAATTGTTATGAAACTAATTATGACTGGATCAGTGAAATTTCTAGGCCTAGGAGCTACTGGGAAGAGTGCAGGCAAGCATGGTATAGAGAGATGCTAGAAACTGGTACTCAAAATGAGGATATACGGAGGCTTCTTGAAAG AAGAACAGTGTCAAGTTTCCTTTCTAGTGACTTCCGGGGTAGAATGGATAGATTGATGGAATCTCATAGGGGAACACAAACACATCTAGTGAATAGTCAAGACCGTGAGGAAGACAGCCAAGGATTGATGGCATTTTTACAAGAACGCTTGCATTCTACAAGAGCTTCTCAAGATGGAAGTAATGCGAGGGAGGAAGAAGATGAGAGTAGAAATCAGGATGAGGAAGAGGAGGATAATACAGATGAGCAGGAGCAGGAGCATGAAGAAGAGCATGAAAAGGAGAGCTTGATAAGTGGTTCATATCATGAAGTCGGCGATTATTCTAATCAATCCTCATCATGGAGTTACAGGGACAACGAAGCTGGTGATGATTTCGATAGAGTTGTTTCTTCATCCCCACAACCTTATCAATCTCAATCTTTCTATTCGGAATGTCGGCACTCTTCATCCACCAATCATCATTCAATT GAAATGGAACTCATATATGATTTGAGAGGGCATATGGAGCAACTTTATAGTGAGATATCTGAGCTAAGGAAATCAATAAAGGGCTGCTTGGAAATGCAGATGGAATTACAACAATCTATTAAACAAGAGGTTCAAACAG CTTCAGTCATGCAATGTAAACACACCATTAcagttaaaaaagaagaaaagaagtccAATGACACGACTTTAAAGAAAGGCAACTGCTGCATTTGCTATGAGATGAAAGTTGACTCAGTTTTGTACAG GTGTGGACACATGTGTACATGTCTCAAGTGTGCCAATGAGTTGCAATGGAACAGTGGAAAATGTCCTATATGTCGCGCTAAAATAGTGGATGTTGTTCACGTATATGTTGACAGTTAG
- the LOC100819046 gene encoding LRR receptor-like serine/threonine-protein kinase GSO1, whose translation MKEETMRISTLEIVILLFFSFALFCDGNESTMRVLLEVKSSFTQDPENVLSDWSENNTDYCSWRGVSCGSKSKPLDRDDSVVGLNLSESSLSGSISTSLGRLQNLIHLDLSSNRLSGPIPPTLSNLTSLESLLLHSNQLTGQIPTELHSLTSLRVLRIGDNELTGPIPASFGFMFRLEYVGLASCRLTGPIPAELGRLSLLQYLILQENELTGPIPPELGYCWSLQVFSAAGNRLNDSIPSKLSRLNKLQTLNLANNSLTGSIPSQLGELSQLRYLNFMGNKLEGRIPSSLAQLGNLQNLDLSWNLLSGEIPEVLGNMGELQYLVLSENKLSGTIPGTMCSNATSLENLMISGSGIHGEIPAELGQCQSLKQLDLSNNFLNGSIPIEVYGLLGLTDLMLHNNTLVGSISPFIGNLTNMQTLALFHNNLQGDLPREIGRLGKLEIMFLYDNMLSGKIPLEIGNCSSLQMVDLFGNHFSGRIPFTIGRLKELNFLHLRQNGLVGEIPATLGNCHKLGVLDLADNKLSGAIPSTFGFLRELKQFMLYNNSLQGSLPHQLVNVANMTRVNLSNNTLNGSLDALCSSRSFLSFDVTDNEFDGEIPFLLGNSPSLDRLRLGNNKFSGEIPRTLGKITMLSLLDLSGNSLTGPIPDELSLCNNLTHIDLNNNFLSGHIPSWLGSLSQLGEVKLSFNQFSGSIPLGLLKQPKLLVLSLDNNLINGSLPADIGDLASLGILRLDHNNFSGPIPRAIGKLTNLYELQLSRNRFSGEIPFEIGSLQNLQISLDLSYNNLSGHIPSTLSMLSKLEVLDLSHNQLTGVVPSMVGEMRSLGKLNISYNNLQGALDKQFSRWPHDAFEGNLLLCGASLGSCDSGGNKRVVLSNTSVVIVSALSTLAAIALLVLAVIIFLRNKQEFFRRGSELSLVFSSSSRAQKRTLIPLTVPGKRDFRWEDIMDATDNLSEEFIIGCGGSATVYRVEFPTGETVAVKKISWKDDYLLHKSFIRELKTLGRIKHRHLVKVLGCCSNRFNGGGWNLLIYEYMENGSVWDWLHGEPLKLKGRLDWDTRFRIAVGLAHGMEYLHHDCVPKILHRDIKSSNILLDSNMEAHLGDFGLAKTLVENHESITESNSCFAGSYGYIAPEYAYSMKATEKSDMYSMGIVLMELVSGKMPTDAAFRAEMDMVRWVEMNLNMQGTAGEEVIDPKLKPLLRGEEVAAFQVLEIAIQCTKAAPQERPTARQVCDLLLRVSNNKKVEFEKTNLDHY comes from the exons aaagaagaaacaatGAGGATTTCAACGCTTGAAATTGTTATCctcttgttcttttcttttgcaCTCTTTTGTGATGGCAATGAGAGTACTATGAGAGTGCTTTTGGAGGTAAAATCATCGTTCACTCAAGACCCAGAAAATGTTCTAAGTGATTGGTCAGAGAACAACACAGATTACTGTAGTTGGAGAGGAGTGTCATGTGGGTCAAAATCCAAACCTTTGGATCGTGATGACTCGGTGGTGGGACTCAACCTGTCCGAGTCGTCACTCAGTGGGTCAATATCAACCTCACTCGGTCGTTTGCAAAACCTAATCCACCTTGATCTCTCTTCTAACCGTCTCAGTGGCCCCATTCCACCTACCCTCTCCAACCTCACTTCGTTGGAATCTCTCTTACTCCACTCTAACCAACTCACGGGTCAAATCCCCACCGAGCTCCACTCGCTGACGAGTCTCCGAGTTTTGCGAATAGGTGACAACGAACTCACTGGCCCAATTCCCGCGTCATTTGGGTTTATGTTCCGCCTTGAGTACGTTGGCTTAGCCTCATGTAGACTCACCGGTCCAATTCCGGCCGAACTCGGTCGACTCAGTTTGTTGCAGTATCTGATTCTGCAGGAAAACGAGTTGACTGGGCCGATTCCTCCCGAGTTGGGGTACTGCTGGAGCCTTCAAGTATTCTCCGCCGCTGGCAACAGACTCAACGACTCCATCCCGAGTAAACTGAGTCGACTCAATAAACTGCAAACTCTCAACCTTGCCAACAACAGCTTAACCGGGTCGATTCCGAGTCAACTCGGCGAGCTGAGTCAACTTCGATACCTTAATTTCATGGGGAACAAACTCGAGGGTCGTATTCCATCGTCTTTGGCTCAATTGGGTAACCTTCAAAATCTTGACTTGTCATGGAATTTGCTCAGTGGGGAAATTCCAGAGGTGTTGGGAAACATGGGTGAGTTACAATACCTGGTTCTCTCTGAGAACAAACTTTCTGGGACAATTCCAGGAACCATGTGTTCCAATGCAACAAGTTTGGAGAATTTAATGATTTCAGGTAGTGGAATTCATGGTGAGATACCAGCTGAGTTGGGTCAGTGCCAATCACTGAAGCAACTTGATTTGTCAAACAATTTTCTCAATGGGTCAATACCTATAGAGGTTTATGGGTTGCTGGGGCTAACTGATCTAATGCTTCACAACAACACTTTGGTTGGTTCAATCTCTCCCTTCATAGGGAACCTCACTAACATGCAGACACTTGCATTGTTTCACAACAATTTGCAAGGTGATCTCCCCAGAGAGATTGGAAGGCTTGGGAAATTGGAGATAATGTTTCTCTATGATAATATGTTGTCAGGGAAGATTCCTTTGGAGATTGGAAACTGCTCAAGCTTGCAAATGGTTGATTTGTTCGGAAACCATTTCAGTGGGAGAATTCCCTTCACTATTGGGAGGCTGAAAGAGTTGAATTTCTTGCACCTTAGGCAGAATGGGCTTGTGGGTGAGATTCCTGCCACACTTGGGAACTGTCATAAACTTGGTGTGCTTGATTTGGCAGATAATAAGCTCTCAGGTGCCATTCCTTCAACATTTGGGTTCCTCCGGGAGTTGAAACAGTTCATGCTCTACAACAATTCTCTTCAAGGTAGTCTTCCTCACCAACTTGTAAATGTAGCAAACATGACCAGAGTGAATCTTTCAAACAACACACTGAATGGTAGTTTGGATGCATTGTGTAGCTCTAggtctttcctttcttttgatGTCACAGATAATGAATTTGATGGTGAAATACCTTTTCTCCTGGGGAATTCACCCTCCCTTGATAGGCTGAGATTAGGTAACAACAAATTTTCTGGTGAAATTCCAAGGACATTGGGGAAAATCACTATGTTGTCATTGTTAGATCTCTCAGGAAATTCACTCACAGGACCAATACCAGATGAGCTTTCTTTGTGTAATAACCTTACTCACATTGATTTGAACAATAACTTTCTATCTGGACACATACCATCATGGCTTGGAAGTTTGTCTCAATTAGGAGAGGTTAAGCTCTCCTTCAATCAATTTTCTGGGTCTATTCCACTAGGCCTATTGAAACAACCCAAGTTGCTGGTTCTTTCCTTGGATAACAATCTTATTAATGGAAGTCTCCCAGCTGATATTGGTGATCTTGCATCTCTAGGTATCCTCAGGCTTGACCATAATAATTTCTCTGGACCAATCCCTCGCGCAATTGGTAAATTGACCAATCTTTATGAGCTGCAGCTATCGAGGAATCGCTTTAGCGGTGAAATACCATTTGAGATTGGAAGTCTCCAAAATCTCCAAATCAGTTTGGACCTCAGTTACAATAATCTCTCTGGCCATATCCCATCTACACTTAGCATGCTGTCGAAATTGGAAGTACTTGATCTTTCTCACAATCAACTCACTGGAGTAGTGCCTTCCATGGTCGGTGAAATGAGGAGCTTGGGGAAGCTTAACATCTCTTACAATAACCTTCAAGGTGCATTGGATAAGCAGTTTTCCCGCTGGCCACACGATGCGTTCGAAGGTAACCTTCTTCTTTGTGGAGCCTCTCTTGGAAGTTGCGACAGTGGTGGCAATAAGCGAGTGGTCTTAAGCAACACATCAGTGGTTATAGTCTCTGCACTTTCAACTTTAGCAGCAATTGCTCTACTAGTACTTGCAGTGATAATCTTCTTGAGAAACAAGCAAGAATTTTTCAGGAGAGGCAGTGAATTGAGTTTGGTTTTCTCCTCTTCATCGCGAGCACAAAAGCGGACATTGATCCCTCTAACTGTGCCAGGAAAGAGAGATTTCAGGTGGGAGGATATCATGGATGCCACGGACAATCTAAGTGAAGAGTTCATAATTGGTTGTGGAGGTTCTGCGACAGTGTACAGAGTTGAATTTCCCACTGGAGAGACTGTGGCTGTCAAGAAGATTTCGTGGAAAGATGATTATCTGTTGCACAAAAGCTTCATAAGAGAACTTAAGACTTTAGGGAGAATCAAGCACAGGCATCTGGTGAAAGTTCTAGGTTGTTGTAGCAATAGATTTAATGGAGGAGGTTGGAATCTGCTGATATATGAGTATATGGAGAATGGGAGTGTTTGGGATTGGCTACATGGGGAACCCCTCAAATTAAAGGGGAGACTTGATTGGGACACAAGGTTCAGAATTGCTGTGGGATTAGCTCATGGAATGGAATACCTCCATCATGATTGTGTGCCAAAGATCCTTCACAGGGACATCAAATCCAGCAACATATTGCTAGATTCCAACATGGAGGCACACTTGGGAGACTTTGGTCTGGCAAAAACACTCGTTGAGAATCATGAGTCTATCACTGAGTCTAATTCTTGTTTTGCTGGGTCTTATGGCTACATTGCCCCAG agTATGCATACTCAATGAAGGCTACTGAGAAAAGTGATATGTACAGCATGGGAATTGTGTTAATGGAACTTGTTAGTGGTAAAATGCCGACAGATGCAGCTTTCAGAGCAGAGATGGACATGGTGAGATGGGTGGAGATGAACCTTAACATGCAAGGCACTGCAGGAGAGGAAGTGATAGATCCTAAGCTGAAACCCCTTTTGCGTGGTGAAGAGGTTGCTGCATTTCAGGTTCTTGAGATAGCCATACAGTGCACAAAAGCTGCACCACAAGAGAGGCCAACGGCACGGCAAGTTTGTGATCTTCTTCTGCGTGTGTCCAACAACAAGAAGGTGGAGTTTGAGAAGACGAATCTGGATCATTACTAG